GATTTCCAATTATCTCCCATACCAAAGTATCCATGCAAAATAAGTAACAGTTGTCCTTCTCCAATTATTTTTGAATGTAACACCTCCATAATTATTGCAAACGATGTAAATACATATTCACAACATTTTCTAGTCCTAAATACAAGCTTTCAGAAATTAGTGCATGACCAATAGATACTTCGGCTAAATGAGGAATATTTTGTTTAAAAAATTGAATATTATCTAAACTTAAATCATGACCAGCATTAACTCCTAGTCCTAGTTCATTTGCTAAAATTGCAGCTTCTGCGTACGGTTTTACCGCTTCTTTATTCCCTTTTTCGTACTGCGTAGCAAACTCTTCAGTATACAATTCAACTCTATCAGTACCTGTTTTAGCAGCAGCTTCAATTAGCTTTAAATTTGTATCAATAAAAATTGATGTTCTAATTCCTGCTTCTTTAAACTCAGCAATCACATCTTTTAAATACGATTGATGCGTTATGGTATCCCAACCAGCATTAGACGTAAGTTGATCAACACTATCAGGCACCAACGTTACTTGTGTTGGTTTAATTTCTAACACCATTTGCTTAAATTTATCAATTGGGTTTCCCTCAATATTATATTCAGTTGTTACAATTGATTTTAAATCATAAGCATCTTGGTAACGAATATGTCGTTCATCTGGCCTTGGGTGAATCGTAATTCCTTCCGCTCCAAAATCCTGTATATCGGTTGCCACTTTTAGTAAATTAGGCACATTGCCACCTCTAGAATTACGAAGTGTAGCTATTTTATTAATATTAACACTTAACTTTGTCATGCTATAAAATTAGACTACAAAGGTAACGCATTCCAACATTTTAAACTATATTCGTAGTAATGAAAATCAACGATTTTATATTAAAAGAAATTAAAGCACTCTCATTAAATAGCACTATAAAAAGTGCTCAAAAGCTGTGTAATGATTTACCTATAACTCATATTCCTGTTGTTGAAAACAACAGGTTAGTAGGGTGTTTGCCTGAAAGTGATATTCAAACTCTTGAAAATAACGATGGCACTCTTAGAGAATACACTTATTTATTAGATCATTTTTACACAAATGAGAATGCTACACTACTTGATTTAATTTCCTTATTTGCTGATAACGACTCGAATTTAATTCCTGTTCTTGATAAAAGCTTGTATTATGTAGGTTATTATGAATTGAGTGATATTTTAGATGCTTTTGCTAACAGTCCATTTTTACATTACGAGAGCGATACTTTAATCATTGATAAGAATAAAACAGATTATTCTATGAGTCAAGTAGCACAAATAGTTGAAGCTAGTAACGGTAAATTATTAGGCGCATATATTTCTTCTGAAAATATAAATAGTGTTGAAGTTACCCTTAAAATTGTTTCTGAAGAAATAAATGAAATCATTCAAACATTTCGTAGGTATGGTTACAACGTTATTACACAACACGAAGACGATTTTTATTTAGAAGAACTTAAAGATAGAGCTGCTTATTTAAGAAAATACTTAGATATGTAATCTTTTCAATAACCAAACAAAATTCCAACAGTGAAAAAAGTCGCTATTTACGGACAAGCTTATACAACACTTGCAGAAAAAGAAGTAAAAATTCTTTTAACTGTTTTAGAAAAACATAACATTGTTGTTTTTTTTGAACAACAATTCTATAATTTATTTGTTAAGAATAACTCACTAAACAAAAAGTACCCAACCTACGCCCACTTTAATGACTTGTCAAATACTTTTGATGTGATGTTTACCATAGGTGGAGATGGTACTATTTTAAGAGCCGTAACCTATATTAGAGATTTAGACATTCCAATCATGGGAATTAATACCGGTCGTTTAGGTTTTTTAGCTACTATTCAAAAAGATCAAATTGAAGAAGCTATTAATTTAATGCTAAAAAAAGAATACACACTTCAAGAACGTTCTTTATTACAAATAGAAACATCTCCTGCTACAGAAGATTTTGCTGAACTTAACTTTGCACTTAATGAAGTTACTATTGCTAGAAGAAATACAACTTCTATGATTGGTATTAAAACTTCATTAAACACAGAGTATTTAACCAACTATTGGGCTGACGGGCTAATTATAGCAACCCCAACAGGATCTACAGGTTACTCTCTTAGTTGTGATGGACCTGTGATTTTACCTAATTCTAAAAGTTTTGTTATTACCCCTATAGCACCGCACAATTTAAATGCACGCCCAATGGTAATTCCTGATGACACAGATATTCTTCTGGAAGTTAGTGCCCGTGAAAAAGATTTTCTAATCTCTTTAGACTCTCGTATTACTACAGTTCCATTAGACACTAAAATAAAAATAAAGAAAGCTTCTTTCACCATAAAAAGTGTTTTACCTAAAAATCAATCTTATTTGAATACCTTGCGTGGAAAACTTTTATGGGGAGAAGATGTACGAAATGAATCGTTATAACCATAGTGATTACAATAAAACCGTAAAAAAAAAGTTAATCAAAAAGACGGATTATTAACTTTTTAAAGCAAATTCAATTCCCTATATTTGCACGCTATTTTACAATGAGAGAACTTATATTATTAATATTATTGGCTTGTGTAATAACACCTTTACAATCGCAAACACACGAAATTGGTTTTTTTGCTGGTGGATCTAACTATGTTGGTGATATAGGTAGTACCAACTACATATCTCCTAACGAGTTTGCTGGCGGACTTGTATATAAGTACAACTTGAACCCCAGAATTGCCTTAAGAGGAACATATACTTACATTCCTGTTTCTGGTAATGATAATGATGCTGATAATGCTTTTCGTCAAAATAGAGGTATTAGCTTTTCAAATACTATTCATGAGTTTGCAGCTGGAGTAGAATTCAACTTCTTTGATTATAACATCAACGATTATAGAACTACATTTACTCCTTATATCTTAGCTGAAGTTGCCGCTTTTAACTACAAAAGCCCAGAACCAACTTCATCTAGCAATACGATACTTTTAAAAAATAAATTTTCTTACACTGTACCTGTTGGTATAGGGCTTAAAGGAAGGTTAGCAGATAACTTTGCTATCGCATTTGAAACAGGTGTACGATTTACATTTGTAGATGATATAGACTTTACAACAGATAGAATAAACTCATTAGACTTTGGAGGTAATGGAAACGACTGGTATGTATTTTCAGGTGTTTCTATTGTTTATACCTTTGGAAGACCGCCTTGTTTTGGTGGAATAGCAGAATAGATTATGGAAGAAAAACTACAGCGCATTAACTTACAAAAAGTACCAAACCACATTGCTATTATTATGGATGGTAATGGTAGATGGGCAAAAGGTAAAGGAATGCAACGTGTTTTCGGACATAGAAATGCTTTAACTGCCATAAGAGAAACAGCTGATACAGCTTCAGAACTAGGTGTTAAGTTTTTAACTTTATATGCTTTTTCTACCGAAAACTGGAATCGCCCAAAATTAGAAGTAGATGCTTTAATGAGCTTACTAGTAACTACCCTTAAAAAAGAACTCCCCGAATTTCAACGTAAAAATGTAAGAGTAAATGCTATTGGTAATTTAGCTAACTTACCCAGCAATGCTCAAAAAATATTAAACAAAGTTATTGATGCTACTAAAAACAATACTAAAATCACTTTAACCTTTGCTTTAAGCTATGGTTCAAGAGAGGAAATTGTTAACGCTATCAAAAACATATCAAAAAAAGTTGTTAATAACGAGATAGAAATTGAAAAAATTAACGAGAAAATTATAAATAATCATTTATATACGTTTAATTTGCCCGACGTTGATTTAATGATACGTACAAGTGGGGAACAAAGAATAAGCAATTATTTACTTTGGCAAATGGCTTATGCCGAGTTGTATTTTACTGATGTATTGTGGCCTGATTATAGGAAAGAGCATCTTTACGACGCAATAATTGATTATCAAAATAGAGAAAGAAGATTTGGAAAAACCAGTGAACAGATTGAAACCAATGAATAAATATTCGTATTTACTAGTATTTTTTATCACCCTTTTTGCGGTGAGTACTCAAGCACAAAACACAACTCCTAAAGATAGCATTACTTCAAATGTTATTTCCTATGAAAAAGGAAAAGAATATATTTTAGGTGGAATAACTGTAACTGGCTTACAAAAATTTAGTGAACAAACAGTAAGAATATATACTGGTTTAGTAGAAGGTCAACCAATTAAGTTACCTGGTGACAAACTTACAAGTGCTATCAAAAAATTATACGAAAGTAAACAGTTTAGTGAAGTAGATGTATATTTATCTAAACGTGACGGTGAAACTGTATACCTTCAATTTGATGTAACTGAATTACCTCAGTTAACTACAGTTACTATTTCAGGGGTAAAAAAATCACAAATAAAAGAGATTAAAAAAGAAACTGAATTAAAAAAGGGAGCAATGGTTACAGACAACCTTATTGTAACCACACGTAACTTTATTAAGAAGAAATATACTGATAAAGGTTTCTTAAAAACCAAGGTTTCATTAGATACTAAAAGAGATACTTCAGATGTTAATACTGTTAGTATGTCCATTTTTATTGATAGAGGCGACCGTATAAAGATTAAAGAAATTAACTTTACAGGTAATGAAGCTATGTCAGATGCTTCTTTACGAGGTGCTATGAAAAACACCAAACGTAAAATTTTTGGTCGTTTTTGGAAAGCTTCAAAATATATTTTGGACGATTATAAAGAAGATTTAAAAAGTATTCTTGAAAAGTATAGCGAAAATGGATATCGAGATGCTAGAATTTTATCTGATAAAGTTGTTTGGAATGATGACAATACTATAAACCTTGAAATTGAAGTTGAAGAAGGGCGCCAATACCGTTTTGATGAAATAATCTTTATTGGAAATAAAGAATATACTGACGAACAATTAAATAATATCTTACGAATTGACAAAGGAGACATTTATAACGGAAAAGTTTTAAAAGAGCGTATTTCTGGAGATGGTACACCTACCTCTCAAGACATCCAGACTCTATATCACAATAATGGTTTCTTATTTTCTCAAGTAAACGCTGTAGAAACTAAAGTAGAAAATGACTCTATTACTGTTGAAGTTCGCATTAGAGAAGACGAACCTGCAACAATAAAGAAAGTTACTGTAACTGGTAATGACAAAACAAATGACCATGTAATTTATAGAGAATTACGTGTTAAACCAGGCGATTTATTTAGCCGTCAAAATATTATTAGATCTATTCGTGAAATAGGTCAACTAGGTTTCTTTGACACAAATGTAACCCCTGATGTTAAACCTGATTACCAAAATAAAACAGCTGATATTGATTTTTCTGTAGTCGAAAAAGGGGGAAGTCAAATTGAACTACAAGGTGGTTATGGTGGAGGTTCTTTCATAGGTACGTTAGGATTGTCTTTTAACAACTTCTCTGTTAGAAATATTTTTAATAAAGAAGCTTACAAACCTCTTCCTATGGGAGATGGTCAAAAACTATCTTTACGTTTACAAGCTAGTAGAACATATAATACCTATAGTTTCTCATTTACAGAACCATGGTTAGGAGGTAAAACACCTCAATCATTATCGTTCTCTGTATACTTTTCAAATCAATATAGATTCGATTTTACTACAAATGAAGTAAATAAAAACGAAAGTTTAAGTATTATTGGAGCCTCTATAGGTCTTGGAAAACGTTTAAAGTGGCCTGATGACTATTTTACACTTTCTCAAAATATAAGTTATCAAAGAATTGAATTACAAGATTATGGATACCGTGTAGGTTCTTCAAACAATATTCTTAGTCAAGGAGACTTGAATAACTTAGCTTATACTTTTGCACTAAGTCGTAACTCTGCTGGTCCTAGTTTGATTTTCCCTACTTATGGTTCTGAATTTACTTTAAAAGCAAAAGCTACTTTCCCTTATTCTTTGGTTAACGGAAAGGATTATACAGAGCCTACAAATCCAACACCAGATGAAAGACAAGCATACTTAGCTGATAAATATAGATGGCTAGAATATTACAAGATTTCAGCAAAAGGTAAATGGTATACCTCTTTAGCTAACAAGTTAGTATTAATGTCTAATTTTGAAATGGGATATTTAGGTTCTTATAATGATGAATTAGGATTAACCCCAGTTGAAAGATATTTTGTTGGAGGTGATGGTATTGCTCAAGGGCAACTAGATGGTCGTGAAACAATAGGTTTGAGAGGATATGAAAACAACCGCATCTCTTCTCTTGATGGTGGGGCTATTTACAACAAATTTCAATTAGAATTACGTTACTCTATCACTGATAAACCTTCTGCATCTATTTACACAGTAGGTTTCTTAGAAGCGGGTAACTCTTATAACAATTTTAGCGAATTTAATCCGTTTAAATTAAAACGTTCAGCTGGAGTAGGTGTTCGTATATTTATGCCTGCATTTGGATTATTAGGTATCGATTTCGCACATGGTTTCGATCCGTTACCTGGTTTAACCGAAAAGTCAGGTTGGCAAACGCATTTTATAATTGGAAGACAGTTCTAAAATCATGCATTTATAATGCGTCTAGGTTTTGGCACGGTTTTTTCTAAACACATTATACAAGATGAAAAAAAATATTTTATCAATCGTTCTTATACTTATAACAGGTATAACCGTTGCCCAAAAAAATCAACGTATCGCTTATATTGATATGGAGTATATCCTTCAAAGTATCCCTGCATATTTAGAAGCTCAAAACTCCTTAGATGCTAAAGTTGAAAAATGGAAAGCTCGATTAGACAAAGAAGCTCGTGCTATTGAAGTTTTAAAAACTGATTTAACTAATGAAAAGGCCATTTTAACTAAAGATTTAATTGAAGAGCGTGAAGAAGACATCAGCATTAAGCAAGAATCTTTACGAAGATTAGAGTCTTTATATTTTGGTCCAAACGGTGATATGTACAATTTAAGAAAGCAATTAGTAAAACCCGTACAAGACCAAGTATACAATGCTGTACAAACAATTGCTTCTAGAAAAAAGTACGACTTTGTTTTTGACAAATCTAGCGATTTAGTTATGCTATATTCCAACAAAAAACACGATATTAGCGACCTTGTTGTGCAAATGATTAATATAGATCAAAGAAGGCAAGCTAAGAAGGATAAAATTGAAGCTAAAAAGTCGTTACTTAAAAATGACAACTTAAGTGACGAACAAAAAGAAAAAATAGCTAAAAGAGAAGAATTAAAAAAGAAAAAAGAAGCTGATAGACTTGCTAAGATTAAACAAATTGAAGAAAAAAGAAAGCAACGTTTAGAAGAAAGAGCTAACAAAAGAAAGCTTTTACAAGAAAAGAGAAAAGCATTATTAAAAGCTCAAGAAGAAGCTAGAAAGAAAAAAGAAGAAGAAGAAACAAAAGAGAACAAATAAATCAAGAATAAAATAACATTAATTAAATTAAACAAAGATGAAACATTTAAAAACGTTATTATTAGTTGCAATTTTTACGATTGGATTAGGTGGTGTGGCGAATGCACAAAAAACTGCACATATTAACACTGATAAATTATTAGCTGAAATGCCTGCTACAAAAGCTATGAAAGCAGAGTTAGAAAAGCTTAACAAAACATACCGTGACGACATTGAAACAATGTACAAAAAACTAGAGGCTAAAATGAAAAAATATGAAGCTGAAGGTAAAAGTCAAACACAAGAAGTAAACCAAAAAAGAGCTCAAGAAGTTCAACAAGATAGATTAAG
The nucleotide sequence above comes from Tenacibaculum singaporense. Encoded proteins:
- a CDS encoding pyridoxine 5'-phosphate synthase; protein product: MTKLSVNINKIATLRNSRGGNVPNLLKVATDIQDFGAEGITIHPRPDERHIRYQDAYDLKSIVTTEYNIEGNPIDKFKQMVLEIKPTQVTLVPDSVDQLTSNAGWDTITHQSYLKDVIAEFKEAGIRTSIFIDTNLKLIEAAAKTGTDRVELYTEEFATQYEKGNKEAVKPYAEAAILANELGLGVNAGHDLSLDNIQFFKQNIPHLAEVSIGHALISESLYLGLENVVNMYLHRLQ
- a CDS encoding CBS domain-containing protein, encoding MKINDFILKEIKALSLNSTIKSAQKLCNDLPITHIPVVENNRLVGCLPESDIQTLENNDGTLREYTYLLDHFYTNENATLLDLISLFADNDSNLIPVLDKSLYYVGYYELSDILDAFANSPFLHYESDTLIIDKNKTDYSMSQVAQIVEASNGKLLGAYISSENINSVEVTLKIVSEEINEIIQTFRRYGYNVITQHEDDFYLEELKDRAAYLRKYLDM
- a CDS encoding NAD kinase; its protein translation is MKKVAIYGQAYTTLAEKEVKILLTVLEKHNIVVFFEQQFYNLFVKNNSLNKKYPTYAHFNDLSNTFDVMFTIGGDGTILRAVTYIRDLDIPIMGINTGRLGFLATIQKDQIEEAINLMLKKEYTLQERSLLQIETSPATEDFAELNFALNEVTIARRNTTSMIGIKTSLNTEYLTNYWADGLIIATPTGSTGYSLSCDGPVILPNSKSFVITPIAPHNLNARPMVIPDDTDILLEVSAREKDFLISLDSRITTVPLDTKIKIKKASFTIKSVLPKNQSYLNTLRGKLLWGEDVRNESL
- the porG gene encoding type IX secretion system protein PorG, with the translated sequence MRELILLILLACVITPLQSQTHEIGFFAGGSNYVGDIGSTNYISPNEFAGGLVYKYNLNPRIALRGTYTYIPVSGNDNDADNAFRQNRGISFSNTIHEFAAGVEFNFFDYNINDYRTTFTPYILAEVAAFNYKSPEPTSSSNTILLKNKFSYTVPVGIGLKGRLADNFAIAFETGVRFTFVDDIDFTTDRINSLDFGGNGNDWYVFSGVSIVYTFGRPPCFGGIAE
- a CDS encoding isoprenyl transferase; protein product: MEEKLQRINLQKVPNHIAIIMDGNGRWAKGKGMQRVFGHRNALTAIRETADTASELGVKFLTLYAFSTENWNRPKLEVDALMSLLVTTLKKELPEFQRKNVRVNAIGNLANLPSNAQKILNKVIDATKNNTKITLTFALSYGSREEIVNAIKNISKKVVNNEIEIEKINEKIINNHLYTFNLPDVDLMIRTSGEQRISNYLLWQMAYAELYFTDVLWPDYRKEHLYDAIIDYQNRERRFGKTSEQIETNE
- the bamA gene encoding outer membrane protein assembly factor BamA, which codes for MNKYSYLLVFFITLFAVSTQAQNTTPKDSITSNVISYEKGKEYILGGITVTGLQKFSEQTVRIYTGLVEGQPIKLPGDKLTSAIKKLYESKQFSEVDVYLSKRDGETVYLQFDVTELPQLTTVTISGVKKSQIKEIKKETELKKGAMVTDNLIVTTRNFIKKKYTDKGFLKTKVSLDTKRDTSDVNTVSMSIFIDRGDRIKIKEINFTGNEAMSDASLRGAMKNTKRKIFGRFWKASKYILDDYKEDLKSILEKYSENGYRDARILSDKVVWNDDNTINLEIEVEEGRQYRFDEIIFIGNKEYTDEQLNNILRIDKGDIYNGKVLKERISGDGTPTSQDIQTLYHNNGFLFSQVNAVETKVENDSITVEVRIREDEPATIKKVTVTGNDKTNDHVIYRELRVKPGDLFSRQNIIRSIREIGQLGFFDTNVTPDVKPDYQNKTADIDFSVVEKGGSQIELQGGYGGGSFIGTLGLSFNNFSVRNIFNKEAYKPLPMGDGQKLSLRLQASRTYNTYSFSFTEPWLGGKTPQSLSFSVYFSNQYRFDFTTNEVNKNESLSIIGASIGLGKRLKWPDDYFTLSQNISYQRIELQDYGYRVGSSNNILSQGDLNNLAYTFALSRNSAGPSLIFPTYGSEFTLKAKATFPYSLVNGKDYTEPTNPTPDERQAYLADKYRWLEYYKISAKGKWYTSLANKLVLMSNFEMGYLGSYNDELGLTPVERYFVGGDGIAQGQLDGRETIGLRGYENNRISSLDGGAIYNKFQLELRYSITDKPSASIYTVGFLEAGNSYNNFSEFNPFKLKRSAGVGVRIFMPAFGLLGIDFAHGFDPLPGLTEKSGWQTHFIIGRQF
- a CDS encoding OmpH family outer membrane protein; translated protein: MKKNILSIVLILITGITVAQKNQRIAYIDMEYILQSIPAYLEAQNSLDAKVEKWKARLDKEARAIEVLKTDLTNEKAILTKDLIEEREEDISIKQESLRRLESLYFGPNGDMYNLRKQLVKPVQDQVYNAVQTIASRKKYDFVFDKSSDLVMLYSNKKHDISDLVVQMINIDQRRQAKKDKIEAKKSLLKNDNLSDEQKEKIAKREELKKKKEADRLAKIKQIEEKRKQRLEERANKRKLLQEKRKALLKAQEEARKKKEEEETKENK
- a CDS encoding OmpH family outer membrane protein, whose protein sequence is MKHLKTLLLVAIFTIGLGGVANAQKTAHINTDKLLAEMPATKAMKAELEKLNKTYRDDIETMYKKLEAKMKKYEAEGKSQTQEVNQKRAQEVQQDRLRISQAEQAAGKEMQKKYQEKTIPILKKAEDAIKAVAAEKGIIYVLDAAPGKGLIVYDKGEDIYDAVKAKLGF